A genomic region of Melopsittacus undulatus isolate bMelUnd1 chromosome 5, bMelUnd1.mat.Z, whole genome shotgun sequence contains the following coding sequences:
- the PKDREJ gene encoding polycystin family receptor for egg jelly produces the protein MAALQLLLLLLCCSPQGSGVSSPCCQPPPLLVSCWGTHGQVFQRQDNERRVSCLWSSTMNLHYKPALGATAKVERKAGWPQSPPHCSWYLNSAWVKNTSRWSGQVTLQTGLLPGTDPPPMGFSLLTVQCSSASCAAPKCFHHNVSIQMAAQDMRLFVLWPQTHLILVWQPVELGWCARLKSVSWQYRFSSQGGSPSTFLLPSSEHQETVPLDIYPTAELQQTCATYYSYRLTVRYRHPGLHVASVSIEQMPQISINISLKVEPDLLHVLSISSKLLSVSQQPLSLSWRLQPLTLQALAYRLVDTQAMGDWVHSYSAFTLQSNFCAVSTPQSLGEVVVASIYFPVDGKRFEELTGEIHLLNGTLSLTAGKETPTHVNLQPGKTNTSTYIFRYNHGTFYATKDNHNPIYTDSANTHTVFYQHKGLSYLFSIEFVAFHFYKFNMYLYINQKRALFRSLAERDLEVHVFSSSHPFLQSFTYLVWFIPAQHPMLQCEWTFHLQIFGTQKDHLLQNSTYTYNDHVRNATRFVRRSALPFDAQKYTGFVAKVNCTRSAFTPALLRARVNNYAAKTIEAPVSCQEETCQIHTVQIQRPTLYASVMHQKRASTFILSTNVIADCKVARMVKPLWQVYPLQDINTIPDWTNPMDISSLDGIEKIRLTVPGFTLDYGLYLFNFTFAITVAATREVVKDSDGIYVLIERSNLVANIAGGRFRTVGFHDNWVLNGSASYDPDSYTKEGLVGITFTWYCTKEESDYKNMKISPGKKCHPAQSDLKWLRSSGPIQAILPESLPGNTIYYFRLVIQKDTRMSYADQTVNVQPGSQLLLDVTCLENCGSSLIPTERFTLFGKCLNCRTHNQPVYYWSLFSEDSTEISFDWSSRTSTGRHGTYLSIHALTFTKTVHQSYILLLKVTTWDGRSSIYKYAFKINIPPRSGKCTINPRLGTAFLTKFVVQCSGFSDSNLPLTYKVIVASDKTTKITSVEENTFGIIMYFGYQPKTPPSFLPIGVPSQKYILTLYVQIYDSLGAFKEVKLYARVRNPIDSRPVAAVFHELLASVSGFSAPMTSYLQTGDYFSAGYLAYLTASVLNYIKATPTIQLHNAQFRESLIKIAVNISVESIMEINQIVASLSQVTDNPGELNFRSQDLAVRKLTEVTGLLKIQRNKNHWSEEAEIQSSGILTCLSNILRAALLHHRNVNVGAVKQVFSIMENLTDIVLLGKVPGETSTLMETKDWNITLKKDENLNSINASSTTNTCRNCFYPSLKKGNYSEFPHSAVISTALFEFDENPFPWLGYTTEIATTVFGFKMAETKPNGDQLGIVPEGAEITIARKDKESSTFQLTMGPDKTEAYTTGGFTLEVNGNTKSIYIQILTKLEVTFKVLVFTGSNVTGAHPVASFAASHNMPTVASTIETASADCNIKAPYIICLPESLLTATAQESGTNTQNISVVLMTTYFIRYQTQRLVSIYVFSDQCLFLEGVLRPWREDTCRLGSMTDWQKIHCVCNMKQRHRSLSVNTALNTSTFDIRFLAAKVIVTPNTVDLGKILIADIHKNPVTLLTVLFIFATYFLLSLWAIRMDKVDRVSKNKIVVLPDNDPFDKVSFLVTLYTGSRWGAGTTADVFLQLIGQNGMSDVHCLRHPHFPSFQKGSTDCFLLTAKEDLGDICCLRVWHNNKGPSPSWYLSRAKVENMSTRKTWFFMCRKWLALDKGDHLIERTFSVTNPKTPLPRIDYFVINLANSLAQGHLWLSIFVNDLTGTYSRLQRLSSCLAILLFNLLVNIMFFNALKNEEPSVHLRYLRSVILGIECALLTIPVEMMIIAFFKYSQKEPLPPRSKGAPWRNCTLPERDANVIRTEEQTITASSPPEAEACQRRPPSHSSFSQNYAEAGGNAQEERKPPSTASMLLHKRTPIIFNWWCVYVSWALVTAVTGVSSFFIVLYGLSYGYQTSLEWLIASVSSFIENVFFLSILKISFFSAVHTVRPKHCENIPWLTQGKGCEFMLPRGTMSADEKREMHLKLAEVRGSKHYRPLDADDVAKMRKKAKIKVKAFLFTTGFISHLVFLTLLLNFAYSDKNTSIFRYNKFIHHQFSPQLSSADKQEDIYMWVKDVFLPLIHNDIQPTFLPESSSKIIGLPRMRQVRAKATEKKCFHPHSFVDNSVIRKSHCRHKYGSDIPETGDYAGTWTRVANQSVSKDASSYNGFLYEPNKTPWMYYSYGDLYTYGPAGYTFYFFPEEGRSNSTTRLATLQQNNWLDEKTWAVIVELTTFNSDAALFCTISVIFEMSHLGIIKPSLSVHSFALPIFNQQTKAQMFVSAILFAFLIIYIAEELYVIGRERKDYMKKISNLMNFALKLAFLLLFLLKGIKFKMGADMVSFYLLHPNDFIYFHAVSLLDQFLRGTMGFLGFLVILKTLKYSQFFYDMDLPQRSLLAALSGICSMAIIIMLCFFVFLAFGYLVFGQHEKSYNNMIHSAQTIVSYCVSAFRDTDFSSNRLLGGLFLASFVVVMVCVFINLFRAVIISACLDMKQSVYEEPSDETQMVTFVLQRLRRMLYLLICKKSKTSETDLLERRRRRHLGLKSRKIHGKKMVYLVI, from the exons ATGGCAGCgctccagctgctcctgctgctgctctgctgcagcccccaGGGCTCGGGggtctcctctccctgctgccagccacCGCCGCTGCTGGTCAGCTGCTGGGGCACTCACGGACAGGTCTTTCAACGGCAGGACAACGAGCGCCGGGTCTCATGCCTGTGGAGCAGCACCATGAACCTGCATTACAAGCCTGCCCTGGGAGCAACGGCCAAGGTAGAAAGAAAAGCGGGGTGGCCACAGTCCCCACCCCACTGCTCCTGGTACCTGAACTCGGCCTGGGTGAAGAACACCTCACGCTGGTCCGGCCAGGTCACACTGCAAACAGGCCTCCTACCGGGAACTGATCCTCCACCCATGGGCTTCAGCCTTCTCACAGTGCAGTGCTCATCTGCTTCATGTGCTGCACCCAAGTGCTTCCATCACAACGTGAGCATCCAGATGGCTGCCCAGGATATGCGGCTCTTTGTGCTTTGGCCGCAGACACACCTGATCCTTGTGTGGCAGCCAGTAGAGCTGGGCTGGTGTGCTCGTCTCAAGAGTGTCAGTTGGCAGTACCGCTTCAGCAGCCAGGGAGGCAGCCCCTCTAcctttctgcttcccagcagtgAGCACCAAGAGACAGTACCCCTTGATATCTACCCAACAGCTGAGTTGCAGCAGACCTGTGCCACCTACTACAGCTACCGTTTGACTGTGCGCTACAGGCATCCCGGGCTCCATGTTGCTTCAGTCAGCATTGAGCAGATGCCTCAGATAAGCATCAACATCTCTCTCAAGGTAGAGCCTGACTTACTGCATGTCCTCAGCATCAGCTCCAAACTCCTTAGTGTTTCTCAACAGCCACTCAGCCTCTCCTGGAGGCTTCAGCCCCTTACCCTGCAGGCACTGGCCTACAGACTGGTGGACACACAGGCTATGGGAGATTGGGTCCATTCCTACAGTGCCTTTACTTTGCAGAGCAACTTCTGTGCTGTTTCCACACCTCAGAGCCTGGGTGAGGTGGTGGTGGCCAGTATTTACTTTCCTGTTGATGGAAAGAGGTTTGAGGAATTGACAGGAGAAATACATCTACTCAATGGTACTCTCAGTCTAACTGCAGGCAAAGAAACACCCACCCATGTCAACCTTCAGCCAGGGAAGACCAACACTAGCACATACATTTTCAGGTACAACCATGGAACATTTTATGCAACCAAAGATAACCACAATCCTATTTACACAGACAGCGCTAACACACACACGGTGTTCTACCAACACAAGGGTCTCTCCTACTTATTCTCCATAGAGTTTGTGGCCTTCCATTTTTACAAGTTCAATATGTATCTTTATATAAATCAGAAGAGGGCTTTGTTTAGGTCCCTAGCAGAAAGAGACCTTGAAGTCCatgttttcagcagcagccatccttttctgcagagctttaCTTATTTAGTGTGGTTTATCCCTGCACAACATCCAATGCTACAGTGTGAGTGGACCTTCCACCTGCAGATTTTTGGAACACAAAAAGACCACCTTCTCCAGAATAGCACATACACATACAATGATCATGTAAGAAATGCCACACGTTTTGTCCGTCGCTCTGCTTTACCGTTTGATGCACAGAAATATACAGGGTTTGTGGCAAAAGTGAACTGTACCAGAAGTGCATTTACACCGGCTCTTTTAAGAGCCAGAGTCAACAACTATGCTGCAAAAACCATAGAAGCACCGGTGTCTTGCCAGGAAGAAACCTGTCAAATACACACCGTACAGATACAGAGACCTACTCTTTATGCCTCTGTCATGCATCAGAAAAGGGCATCAACTTTCATTCTGTCTACCAACGTGATAGCAGATTGCAAAGTTGCCAGAATGGTTAAACCCCTCTGGCAAGTCTATCCTCTTCAGGACATAAACACTATTCCAGACTGGACAAACCCAATGGACATTTCTTCATTAGATGGTATAGAAAAGATACGCTTAACAGTTCCTGGATTTACTTTAGATTATGGGCtgtatttgtttaatttcacttttgCGATAACCGTTGCTGCTACCAGAGAAGTTGTCAAGGATTCAGATGGGATTTATGTTCTGATTGAGAGAAGCAATTTAGTGGCAAATATTGCAGGAGGCAGATTCCGCACAGTGGGTTTTCATGATAACTGGGTTCTCAATGGCTCTGCATCTTATGATCCTGATTCATACACAAAGGAAGGACTAGTGGGAATCACATTTACTTGGTACTGTACTAAAGAGGAGTCAGACtacaaaaacatgaaaatcagcccaggaaaaaaatgccatccAGCCCAGAGTGATCTGAAATGGTTAAGATCCTCAGGTCCAATTCAAGCAATACTACCAGAATCCCTCCCAGGAAACACCATATACTACTTCCGTCTAGTGATTCAAAAGGATACAAGGATGAGTTACGCTGACCAAACTGTGAATGTGCAGCCTGGCTCCCAACTCCTTCTGGATGTGACGTGCCTCGAAAACTGTGGGAGCAGTCTCATTCCAACAGAGAGATTTACCTTGTTTGGAAAATGCCTGAACTGTAGAACACACAACCAGCCAGTCTACTACTGGTCCCTTTTTTCAGAAGACTCTACAGAAATTAGTTTTGACTGGTCTTCCAGAACCTCAACGGGGAGACATGGGACTTACCTATCTATACATGCTCTGACTTTTACAAAGACTGTACATCAATCCTACATACTTCTGTTAAAAGTAACTACCTGGGATGGTAGATCCTCCATCTACAAGTATGCTTTTAAGATAAATATTCCTCCTAGGTCTGGCAAATGTACCATCAACCCACGCTTGGGTACTGCCTTTCTGACAAAATTTGTTGTTCAATGCAGTGGGTTTTCTGACAGCAATTTACCTCTGACATATAAAGTGATAGTAGCTTCTGACAAAACTACCAAAATAACTTCTGTGGAGGAAAATACATTTGGCATAATTATGTACTTTGGTTATCAGCCTAAAACTCCTCCATCGTTTCTCCCCATTGGAGTGCCGTCTCAGAAGTACATCTTGACACTTTATGTTCAAATCTATGATTCCCTTGGAGCATTTAAAGAAGTGAAGTTATATGCCCGCGTGCGGAACCCAATTGACAGTCGACCAGTAGCTGCTGTGTTTCATGAACTGCTGGCCTCAGTAAGCGGTTTTAGCGCACCAATGACATCTTATCTCCAGACTGGAGATTATTTTAGTGCAGGATATTTGGCTTATCTGACAGCCTCAGTCTTAAACTATATTAAAGCCACACCAACCATCCAGCTCCATAACGCTCAGTTTCGGGAAAGCCTGATTAAAATAGCTGTGAATATTTCAGTTGAAAGCATAATGGAAATCAATCAAATAGttgcttctctttctcaagTCACAGACAACCCTGGTGAATTGAACTTCAGATCACAAGACCTTGCTGTTAGGAAACTGACAGAAGTTACGGGATTGCTGAAGATACAGAGGAACAAGAATCACTGgtctgaagaagcagaaattcAGAGTAGTGGAATACTAACATGCTTGTCCAACATCCTGAGAGCTGCACTTCTGCATCATAGAAATGTCAATGTAGGTGCAGTTAAACAAGTCTTCTCCATCATGGAAAATTTAACAGACATAGTTCTCCTGGGCAAAGTCCCTGGAGAAACAAGTACTCTAATGGAAACAAAAGACTGGAACATCACtctgaagaaagatgaaaatctCAACAGTATAAATGCTTCTTCTACAACAAACACCTGCAGGAACTGCTTTTATCCATCactgaaaaagggaaattattctGAATTTCCCCATAGTGCTGTGATTTCCACTGCCCTTTTTGAGTTTGATGAGAACCCCTTCCCCTGGTTAGGTTACACAACAGAAATCGCAACAACAGTCTTCGGGTTCAAAATGGCAGAGACAAAGCCTAATGGGGATCAGCTAGGGATAGTGCCTGAAGGAGCAGAAATTACAATTGCTAGAAAGGATAAGGAATCTTCAACTTTTCAGTTAACAATGGGACCTGATAAGACAGAAGCTTACACAACTGGAGGATTTACTTTAGAAGTCAACGGAAACACCAAGAGCATATACATCCAGATCCTGACAAAATTAGAAGTTACTTTCAAGGTTCTAGTATTTACAGGCTCCAATGTCACTGGTGCTCATCCCGTGGCTTCGTTTGCTGCTTCTCACAACATGCCAACGGTTGCAAGCACAATCGAGACAGCCAGTGCTGACTGTAACATCAAGGCTCCCTATATTATCTGTCTCCCAGAGTCACTGTTGACAGCCACAGCTCAAGAAAGTGGAACCAACACTCAGAACATCTCTGTTGTCTTGATGACAACCTATTTCATAAGGTATCAAACCCAGAGACTGGTGAGCATTTATGTTTTTAGTGATCAGTGCTTGTTTCTGGAGGGGGTTCTACGTCCGTGGAGAGAAGACACGTGCAGGCTTGGCTCCATGACCGACTGGCAGAAGATACACTGTGTCTGCAATATGAAGCAGCGTCACAGAAGCCTGTCAGTCAACACTGCATTAAACACATCCACATTTGACATCAGGTTCCTGGCAGCCAAAGTAATAGTTACCCCCAACACAGTAGATCTGGGGAAAATCCTGATAGCAGACATCCATAAAAATCCAGTGACTCTCTTAACAGTGCTATTTATTTTTGCCACCTACTTTCTTTTGTCTCTCTGGGCCATAAGAATGGACAAAGTTGACAGGGTCAGCAAAAACAAGATTGTAGTTCTGCCAGACAACGACCCCTTTGACAAAGTGAGCTTTTTGGTCACTTTATACACAGGCAGTCGCTGGGGAGCTGGAACCACAGCCGATGTCTTTCTCCAGCTCATCGGCCAGAATGGCATGAGCGATGTCCATTGTTTACGGCACCCACATTTTCCATCTTTCCAGAAAGGAAGTACGGACTGCTTTCTGTTAACTGCTAAGGAAGACTTGGGAGACATTTGTTGCCTCAGGGTCTGGCACAATAACAAGGGCCCATCTCCAAGCTGGTATTTAAGCAGAGCCAAAGTTGAGAACATGTCCACTAGGAAGACCTGGTTCTTCATGTGCAGGAAATGGCTTGCACTCGACAAGGGCGATCATTTAATCGAAAGGACATTTTCTGTGACAAACCCCAAGACACCGCTGCCCAGAATCGACTATTTTGTGATTAATCTTGCCAACAGCCTAGCACAGGGCCATCTGTGGCTCTCCATTTTTGTTAATGATCTCACTGGCACTTACAGCAGGCTCCAAAGGTTGTCTTCATGTTTAGCAATATTGTTATTTAACCTGCTTGTTAACATCATGTTCTTTAATGCTTTGAAGAATGAAGAACCGTCAGTACACCTGAGGTATTTGAGATCAGTAATACTAGGAATTGAATGTGCTTTGCTAACCATACCTGTGGAAATGATGATAATTGCCTTCTTTAAGTATTCCCAGAAGGAACCTCTTCCTCCTC GAAGCAAGGGAGCTCCATGGAGGAATTGCACTCTTCCTGAAAGAGATGCAAATGTAATCAGAACAGAAGAGCAGACAATAACTGCAAGTTCCCCTCCAGAGGCTGAAGCCTGCCAGAGAAGGCCACCATCACATTCCAGTTTTAGTCAGAACTATGCAGAAGCAGGTGGCAACGctcaggaagaaaggaaaccaCCAAGCACTGCCTCCATGCTCCTTCACAAGAGAACACCCATCATTTTTAATTGGTGGTGTGTCTATGTCTCATGGGCACTAGTTACAGCTGTAACTGGGGTATCATCATTTTTCATTGTGTTATATGGTTTGTCTTATGGCTATCAGACTTCACTAGAGTGGCTTATAGCATCTGTATCCTCCTTTATTGAGAAcgtgtttttcctttcaatcctaaaaatcagctttttctcAGCAGTGCATACAGTTCGCCcaaaacactgtgaaaacatCCCATGGTTAACTCAGGGCAAGGGCTGTGAGTTTATGTTGCCTAGAGGAACAATGAGTGCTGATGAGAAGAGAGAGATGCACTTGAAACTGGCTGAAGTCAGAGGCAGCAAGCACTACAGGCCTTTAGATGCTGATGATGTAGCAAAAATGcgtaaaaaagcaaaaattaaagtCAAGGCATTTCTTTTCACCACAGGTTTCATCAGTCACCTTGTCTTTTTAACACTGCTATTAAATTTTGCCTATTCTGACAAGAACACCAGCATTTTTCGCTACAACAAGTTCATACATCACCAGTTCTCTCCACAACTTTCCAGTGCAGATAAGCAAGAAGATATCTACATGTGGGTGAAAGACGTGTTCTTGCCTTTGATCCACAATGACATTCAGCCAACCTTTCTTCCCGAGAGCTCATCCAAAATCATTGGTTTGCCCCGTATGAGGCAGGTGCGGGCTAAAGCAACtgagaaaaaatgtttccatcCTCACAGCTTTGTAGATAACTCTGTGATAAGGAAAAGCCACTGTCGTCACAAGTACGGCAGCGACATCCCAGAAACAGGTGACTATGCTGGCACTTGGACAAGAGTTGCCAACCAGTCTGTTTCCAAAGATGCCAGCAGTTACAATGGGTTCCTGTATGAGCCAAACAAGACTCCATGGATGTATTATTCGTATGGAGATTTGTACACGTATGGACCTGCAGGATACACATTTTACTTCTTCCCTGAAGAAGGAAGATCTAATTCAACAACAAGGCTGGCCACTCTACAACAGAACAACTGGCTTGATGAAAAGACATGGGCTGTGATTGTTGAACTAACTACATTTAATTCAGATGCAGCTCTCTTTTGTACCATCTCAGTCATATTTGAAATGTCTCATTTGGGGATCATCAAACCAAGTTTGTCAGTCCACTCTTTTGCGCTCCCAATTTTTAATCAGCAAACCAAAGCTCAGATGTTTGTGTCTGCAattctttttgcctttctgaTCATTTACATTGCAGAGGAGCTTTATGTCATAGGCCGAGAAAGAAAAGACTATATGAAAAAAATTTCCAATCTAATGAACTTTGCCTTAAAATTGGCAttcctccttctttttcttttaaagggcATAAAGTTTAAGATGGGAGCAGATATGGTGAGCTTTTACTTACTTCACCCAAatgatttcatttattttcatgcagTTTCTCTTTTAGATCAGTTTTTAAGGGGTACAATGGGCTTTTTAGGATTTCTTGTAATTTTGAAAACTCTAAAATATTCTCAGTTCTTTTATGACATGGACCTGCCACAAAGATCGCTCTTGGCAGCCCTTTCTGGAATCTGCTCGATGGCCATCATCATAATGTTGtgcttctttgtatttttgGCTTTCGGCTACCTTGTGTTTGGTCAGCATGAAAAGAGTTACAATAACATGATTCACTCAGCTCAGACCATAGTCTCTTACTGTGTCTCAGCTTTCAGAGATACCGATTTTTCATCCAACAGGCTGCTAGGTGGCCTTTTCCTAGCCTCTTTTGTGGTGGTGATGGTTTGTGTCTTTATCAATCTGTTCCGAGCTGTCATTATCTCTGCCTGTTTAGATATGAAACAATCCGTATATGAAGAACCATCTGATGAAACACAAATGGTTACTTTTGTATTGCAAAGGCTCAGAAGGATGTTGTATCTTCTGATCtgtaaaaaatccaaaaccagtGAGACCGACCTTCTTGAGAGAAGACGTCGGCGACATTTAGGACtcaagagcagaaaaatacatggaaagaaaatggtttaTCTTGTCATATGA